Genomic DNA from Pseudomonas helmanticensis:
GAAGTTGGCGGTTACAGCGGTTTTCCAGGCGGTAGGCACAGCGACGAATTTGTGAGCCTGAGTCGCGGCGTTATTGCCCGGGTTGCTGTAGTGGGTGGTCAGGAACGCTTTAACGTCAGCGGCCACGGCTGCATCCTTGTAGCACTGGCCGAAGATGAAGTTGGTGTAAGCAGCCAGTTTGTAACCGGAAGTCGGGTTAGGCACCACTGGCGACCAGTTGGCAGGGTTTGCGGCCTGGGCTGCAGTCGAAGGCGCGGACGCCGACAATAGTGCCAGCGTGACGTTGGCCGACGTTGGCTGAACGCCGTTTACGCGAGCAACGACAGCGTTGCTGGTAGCGTCGACACCGTCCGGACCGACATAACCGATGGAGCCATCAACCGCGTTAACGGCAGTGGCAACATCAGAAGTGTTGGCAACGCCGACCCAGCCAGTAGGCAGAGCGCCGCCACCGACGCGAGCGGCAGTGAAGGTCGAGTTGGTCACGAACTGACTCGAGCAAACCGAGTTCAGGTGACGGGTGAGGATTTCCGTAGTACCGCTGGAAACGTTGCGATAAACCACGCGGATCGGGGTGGTGTCAGCCGTGCCCAGCAGAGCGCCCCAAGTGGTTTTAGCGCCGGAGAAAGCATCGCACAGCTGAGCGCTGGTCAGGTTCAGAGCAGTCTGGCCGGCCTTTTTGTACGGGATGGCAACCGAAGTGGCCACCGAAGGCAGTTGGATCAGCGGGCCGTACGAACCACCGAATTCGGTGGTGTAGGTGCTGAGTTCCGAAGCGCTGAGGATCGAGTCGCTACCGGCGAAGTGCACGGTGCCGGTAGTGCCGAAGCCCGCCGGGTTGTTCTTCAGGAAAGCAGTCTTGCCACCGCCGCTACCGATGGCGGCGTAGCTGAAGTTGGCTGGCAGGATGCTGTCGGCAGAACCTTTGTACAGAGACGCTGGCAGGGTTGCACCACCACCGGTAACGGCCATGGCTTGAGCGGAAGCCAGAGCGGCGACGGTCAGAGAGGCGGCGATCAGAGTGCGCTTGAACATGAAGAATCTCCTTTTCAACTGGTTTGTGAACACAGGCTTTCGGGGTTGCTTGCATGACACTGGGAAGACTCACCGGGCCCTCGCTGGCGTTGGCCGTGGTGAAGTCGCACTGAGAAATTCGCAGGTTCCGGTGACAGATAAAGGAAAAAACCTCGGGAGCTGCGAGGTGTTTCTGAAGGGATTTTCTCGGGTGTTTGCGCTGGCCGGCGGCGCGTCTGGATTGGGGGTTTGGCGGAATCGGGCTGGAGCCGTTGGCGGGTGGTTGCAAATGACAGAAAGGAGAACCCGAGGATGGTTCTTTTGAGGGTCGGGTGATGCTGAAGCCCTGGAAAAAATCTGGATTATTTATTGCCCTGACTGGCCCCTTCGCGAGCAGGCTCACTCCTACATTTGAAATGCGTACCCCTGTAGGAGTGAGCCTGCTCGCGATGAGGCCCTGTGCAACAACACCACTACTGGACCAGTTGATTGATCTCGATGATCGGCAACAACACCGCCATCACAATCACCAACACCACCCCGCCCATGACCACAATCATCAGCGGCTCCAGCAATGCAGTCATGCCCATTGCCCGCCGCTCGATATCGCGCGACAGGGTTTGCGCCGCGCGCTCAAGCATGGGTGGTAGTGACCCGGTTTTCTCGCCGCTGGCGATCAGGTGAATCAACACCGGCGGGAAGACGTTCTCCACCCGCAACGCAGCGGCCAGATTGACCCCTTCGCGCACCTTGGCCGTAGCATCGCTGACGCTCAGGCTCAGGCGATCGTTGGACAGCGTCTGCCGTGCCGCCTCCAGTGCGCGCAACAACGGCACCCCGGCGCCGCCGAGAATCGCCAGCGTCGAGGCGAAACGCGCGGTATTCAGACCGAGGATAAACCGCCCGAATAACGGCAGTTTCAGCACCCGATGATGCCAACTCAAGCGTGCCGCTGGATTGCGCAGATACAGGCGCCAGCTCCAGAACGCGCCTGCGATGATCGCCGCACACAACCAGCCCCACGCCCTTATGAAATCACTGGCGTTTAGCATCGCCAAGGTCAGCCCCGGCAAATCCTGCCGCGCCTGGGAAAACGCACTGACCACCTGCGGCACCACGTAACTGAGCAAGAAAATCACGATGCCGATCGACACCAGCCCGACCACGCCCGGATAGATAAACGCGGTGAGAATCTTGCCGCGCAGGTTGTTGCGCTCCTCGATGTAATCCGCGAGCCGCTCCATGACTTGCGCCAGATCGCCGGACTCTTCCCCGGCCGCGATCAGTGCGCGGTAGATCTCGGGAAAGTCCCGTGGCCGCGCCGCCAGTGATTCCGCCAGACGCATGCCGCTGCGCACATCGGCGCGCACAGCGCTGAGGGTGTGGGCGATGTGCTTTTTCTCGGCCTGCTCGACCGTGGCGCTGAGCGCCGCTTCCAACGGCAGACTCGCACCGAGCAGGCTCGCGAGTTGGCGTGTCGCCCAGGCCAGATCGTTGTCCGAGAGTTTGGCGCTGAACAATCCGCCGCCGTGTTGGGCGACATTGCTCTCCTTGTGCACCGACAATGCGGTCAACCCGCGCCCGCGTAATGTTGTGAAAGCGGCGCTCTGGCTGTCCGCCTCAAGGTGCCCGGATTCGATCTTGCCAGTGGCATCAGCAGCTTCAAAACGATAGCGATTCATCAGGCGTCCCGTGTCACACGAAGGATTTCTTCAGGGGCGGTGGCGCCGCTGCGGATCCAGCGCTCACCGTCCTCGCGCAGGCTGAACATCCCGGCTTTCGCGGCGGATGCGCGCAAGGCCTGCTCCCCTGCCCCTTGGTGAATCAGGGTGCGGATGTCGTCGTCGATGCAGAACAATTCGTGGATACCGGTGCGACCGCTGTAGCCGGTTTGGTTACACGCCGCGCAACCGACCGGGCGCCAGGTGCCGGGGGTTGCCGGGTCTTGCTGTTTGCATTGATTGCACAGGCGGCGCACCAGCCGCTGCGCCAGTACGCCGAGCATCGATGAGGCCAGCAGGAACGGCTCGACACCCATGTCGATCAGGCGGTTGACCGCTGACACGGCGTCGTTGGTGTGCAAGGTCGCCAACACCAGGTGACCGGTCAGCGAGGCTTGCACAGCGATTTGTGCGGTTTCGAGGTCGCGGATCTCGCCGATCATGATGATGTCCGGGTCTTGGCGCAGAATTGCCCGCAGTGCGAGGGCGAAGGTCATGTCGATCTTGGCGTTGACCTGAATCTGGCTGATGCCTGGCAGGTCGTATTCAACGGGATCTTCAACGGTGAGGATGTTGCTGGTACTCGCATCGAGCCGCGCCAGTGCCGCGTAGAGACTGGTGGTCTTGCCGCTACCAGTGGGACCGGTGACCAGGACGATGCCGTGGGGCTGGCGGATCAGGTGATCGAGTTTGGCCAGCACTTGCGCGTCCATGCCCAGGGTTTCCAGGTGCAGGCGTCCGGCCTGTTTGTCGAGCAGGCGCATCACCACGCGTTCGCCATGGCCTGTCGGTACGGTGGACACGCGTATGTCGATCGGCCGACCGGCCACGCGCAGAGCGATGCGACCGTCCTGCGGCAGGCGTTTTTCGGCGATGTCGAGTTGCGCCATGATCTTGATCCGCGAGACCAGCGCGCCGTGCAGAGCCTTGCGCGGCGAGACCACGTCACGCAGGGTTCCGTCGACGCGATAGCGCACCACCGAATGGGTTTCGAAGGGTTCGATGTGGATGTCGCTGGCCTCATCACGCGCGGCTTGCGTGAGCAGTGCGTTGATCATGCGGATCACCGGCGCGCCGTCCTGGGTGTCGAGCAGGTCGGTGATTTCCGGCATGTCCTGCATCAGCCGATCGAGATCGACCTCGTTTTCCGCCGCGCCGACCACCGCCGCTGCGCTGCCTGTGTCGGCGTAAGCGGCCGCGAGCAAACCGTCGAGTTCGTCATCACGCACCCGCTCCAGCCGCGCCGCACCGAACTGACGGCGCACTTCACTGATCGACCAACCCGGCGTCGACGGACACACCGTCAACACCCCATCACACAACAAAACCCGCTGCGCCTTGGCCCAGGCATAGGGCAAAACACTCATCTAAAACCCTCCCGATCCCCTGTAGGAGCTGCCGCAGGCTGCGATCTTCTGATCTGTGCCCGGTTGAGTCCGTCGAAGAGCAAAGTCAAAAGATCGCAGCCTTCGGCAGCTCCTACAGGTCCGGAATCTGTGGCGAGGGGGCTTGCCCCCGCTGGGCTGCGCAGCGGCCCCAAAATCCGCAATCCAGTTTCGTCAGGCATACCGGGTACACCGCACTTGCGGGTGCTTCGCCCCCGAACGGGGGCAAGCCCCCTCGCCACAGTTGGCATTCCACTCATGGTGGTAGGCGTCATTGAATCGGCACCATCTTCGACTGCAAACCAACCCCGATCCCCTGTAGGAGCTGCCGCAGGCTGCGATCTTTTGATCTGTGCCCGGTTGAGTTCGCCGAAGAGCAAAGTCAAAAGATCGCAGCCTTCGGCAGCTCCTACAGGTCCGGAATCTGTGGCGAGGGGGCTTGACCCCGCTGGGCTGCGCAGCAGCCCCAAAATCCGCAATCCAGTTCCCACAGACATACCGGGTACACCGTGCTTGCGGGGGCTTCGTCCCCGAACGGGGGCAAGCCCCCTCGCCACAGTTGGCATTCCACTCATGGATGTGGGGGTCATTGGATGGGTACTGCTTTGATGGTGGCGCGGGGGCCGGTGGTGGGTAATGCCGCTGGTACACCCTGCGCGGCCGTTGGCAATTGCGGCGCTTGCATGTCCGGCATTGCCCAGCTGCGTTCCGGCTGCAAACCGCTTTGGGCGCGGCGCATGAAGTCGTAGCGGTTCAGAGTGATGCTGCGCCCCGCTTCGCTGTCGCGAATGATGTACGGGCGCAAGAACACCATCAGGTTGGTCTTGGTGATCGCCCGGCGCTCGTTGCGAAACAATGCGCCGATTCCCGGAATGCTGCTCAGCCATGGCACCGCATCATTACTCTGGCTGTAGCCGTCCTGGAGCAAACCGCCAAGCACCATGATCTGCCCGTCATCAAGCAGAATGCTGGTATCGATCGCGCGTTTATTGGTAACGATGCCCGCCGACGCCGCACTGTTCGAAGCGCGCTCGTCAATGCTGCTGACCTCCTGATAGATATCGAGCTTCACCGTACCGCCCTCGGATATCTGCGGACGCACGTTGAGCTTCAGCCCCACCTCTTCACGAGTCACCGTCTGGAACGGGTTATTACTCGTACCCCCGCCGCCAGTCACGTAGCTACCGCTGACAAACGGAATGGTCTGGCCGACAAAAATGCTCGCCGCTTCGTTGTCGAGGGTCAGCAGATTCGGCGTCGACAACACGTTGGTGCCGCCCTTGCTCTTCAACGCCCGCGCCAGCACTTTCAAATCAAGAATCTTGCCGATCCCGGGGATATCGACGGTGCCGTTGACGTAACCCAGATTCAGCCCCTGGGGCAACACATCAATGCTGGTCTTGCCGTTGAGATTGATCCCCGAGCCACCCAGATTCGCCCCACCGATCACGCCATTGCCGCCGAGATTGCCAGTCTGCCACTGCACGCCAAACTCACTGGCATCGTCCTCGCCGACCTCGACGATCAAGCTCTCAATCACCACCT
This window encodes:
- the gspE gene encoding type II secretion system ATPase GspE, with amino-acid sequence MSVLPYAWAKAQRVLLCDGVLTVCPSTPGWSISEVRRQFGAARLERVRDDELDGLLAAAYADTGSAAAVVGAAENEVDLDRLMQDMPEITDLLDTQDGAPVIRMINALLTQAARDEASDIHIEPFETHSVVRYRVDGTLRDVVSPRKALHGALVSRIKIMAQLDIAEKRLPQDGRIALRVAGRPIDIRVSTVPTGHGERVVMRLLDKQAGRLHLETLGMDAQVLAKLDHLIRQPHGIVLVTGPTGSGKTTSLYAALARLDASTSNILTVEDPVEYDLPGISQIQVNAKIDMTFALALRAILRQDPDIIMIGEIRDLETAQIAVQASLTGHLVLATLHTNDAVSAVNRLIDMGVEPFLLASSMLGVLAQRLVRRLCNQCKQQDPATPGTWRPVGCAACNQTGYSGRTGIHELFCIDDDIRTLIHQGAGEQALRASAAKAGMFSLREDGERWIRSGATAPEEILRVTRDA
- a CDS encoding substrate-binding domain-containing protein, which produces MFKRTLIAASLTVAALASAQAMAVTGGGATLPASLYKGSADSILPANFSYAAIGSGGGKTAFLKNNPAGFGTTGTVHFAGSDSILSASELSTYTTEFGGSYGPLIQLPSVATSVAIPYKKAGQTALNLTSAQLCDAFSGAKTTWGALLGTADTTPIRVVYRNVSSGTTEILTRHLNSVCSSQFVTNSTFTAARVGGGALPTGWVGVANTSDVATAVNAVDGSIGYVGPDGVDATSNAVVARVNGVQPTSANVTLALLSASAPSTAAQAANPANWSPVVPNPTSGYKLAAYTNFIFGQCYKDAAVAADVKAFLTTHYSNPGNNAATQAHKFVAVPTAWKTAVTANFITNSSGNNLDINNASVCNAIGRP
- the gspF gene encoding type II secretion system inner membrane protein GspF; amino-acid sequence: MNRYRFEAADATGKIESGHLEADSQSAAFTTLRGRGLTALSVHKESNVAQHGGGLFSAKLSDNDLAWATRQLASLLGASLPLEAALSATVEQAEKKHIAHTLSAVRADVRSGMRLAESLAARPRDFPEIYRALIAAGEESGDLAQVMERLADYIEERNNLRGKILTAFIYPGVVGLVSIGIVIFLLSYVVPQVVSAFSQARQDLPGLTLAMLNASDFIRAWGWLCAAIIAGAFWSWRLYLRNPAARLSWHHRVLKLPLFGRFILGLNTARFASTLAILGGAGVPLLRALEAARQTLSNDRLSLSVSDATAKVREGVNLAAALRVENVFPPVLIHLIASGEKTGSLPPMLERAAQTLSRDIERRAMGMTALLEPLMIVVMGGVVLVIVMAVLLPIIEINQLVQ